Sequence from the Luteibacter aegosomaticola genome:
TTCGCGAGAGGGCTACATGAGCTTTGTCGCGAAAGATGTCGCCCACAGGGTGGGCTCCTACGGTGTGTGGTTGGTGTTCGGTGGCGCGGTGCGACACCGGGCTGACCGCGTTCGGTGCCGCGGTTCGTGGTTAGAGGTGCTCGGGGGTTTCGGCGAGCATGACCGCGATGGCGTCCACTTCCGACGAGACAGTCGCAGCGCCTTGCGTGGGTTTGTAGTTGTTGAGGATCACGGAGAACGCCAGGCGCTGGCCGCTCTTCGTCGTGACGTATCCGGCGAGCGCGTTGACGTAGCTCATGCTGCCCGTCTTCGCCTGCACATTGCCCTCGGCGGCCGTGCCCTTCATGCGGCGGGCCAGGGTGCCATCGGTACCTGCCACGGGAAGAAGCGCGCGGAATGCCGGGGAATCGACCGTGGCCAGCAGGTGGGTGAGCGAGCCCGCGGTGGTGAGGTCATGCCGGGACAAGCCGGTGCCTTCTTCCAGTGTGGTCGCCGAGGGGCCAATGCCGTGGCCGCCGAGCCATGCTTTGAGTCCGGCGGCTGCACGGTCCTCGGTGAGCGGGGCCGTCTGGTCGCTCGCTTCCGCGCCCGTCAGCAAGAACACGCTTTGCAGGTACATGTTCTGTGAGCGCTTGAGTCCAGCAGACAGGATCTCGCTTAGCGCGGGCGAGGCCAGCGTGGCGACGGGCGTGCCCGTCGGGGCGGGGATCGGCCAGTGGACGCTGCGGGCGTCTTTTTTCACCGTGACGCCCCGCTTTTCCAGCGCCGATGTAAGGCGGCGGGCGGCGATGAGGGCTGGGTCGGGCAGGGAAAGCCGGCTCTTGCGCGGCTGCGCGCCAAGGACATGCAAGGTCGAGCTGCCGGGCGGTCGATAGAACGCCGGGGTGTCCGACGGCTGTTCGGCCAGGGTGAGCGCCGCATCCGTCGGCGTGACGGTGACCGCGTTGTCGCGGACGTCAGCGACGAGGGTGTTTTCATCCACGGTGAGCCCGCTGGCGGTCGCGCCGTAATACTCCTGCAGGTCGGAGGCCTCCCAGCCGCTGCCGATAGGCGGGCCGGCGAACGCGGTGTCGTCGCCGACCACGGCGCCGTCGATCCGGGTCACCCCTGCGGCGGCTACCTGCTGGGCAAGCTGGTCGGCCCAGGCATCGCCCGTAAGGGTCGGATCGCCTCGTCCGCGAAGAACGAGATCGCCACGCAGGCGGCCGCGGCGGATCTCGCCCGCTGCCAGCACGTCGGTATGCGTGCGGTACTCGGCGCCGAGACGATCAAGCGCAAAGGCCGCGGTGTAGAGCTTGGCGGTGGACGCCGGAAGCATCAGCTTGCCGTCGTCGTGGCCGTACACCACGCGCCCGTCATCCAGCGACACCACGCTGATGCCCCAGGAAGCCGCGGCGAAGCGCGGGGCGTCGATGTGGGCGTCGATCGCCTGGCCCAACGCAGACGCATGTCCCGCGCCAGCAAACCCCAAAAGCACGAGACCGACCACCGTAGGAGCCCACCCTGTGGGCGACGCCGTTCGCGAAAGGCTGGGGGCGTGCGGCAGGCCTTTGGGAGGTTGTCGCGAAAGATGTCGCCCACAGGGTGGGCTCCTACGGAGGCCGAGGAGTCGCGTGGCGAGGGCCTCGCGAAAGGGTGTGGGGTGGCTTTGGCTTACTTCGTCCATGAAGGCTGGTCCTTGTTGAGGAATGCCGAGAGGCCGTCCTGGCCTTCGGAGGAGACGCGGAGGCGGGCGATCAGCGCGGCGTTTTGCGCATCCACCCGCTCCATGTCGGTTTCAGTCATGCCGCCCATGCCGAGGGCGAGCTGTTTGGCTTCGCGTTGCGCGACGGGGCCACCCTTGGTGAGCAGGCCGAGCACGCGCTCGACGGCCGCATCGAGTTCCTCGGCGGGCACGGTGTCGTGCACGAGGCCCATGTCGCGAGCGGCCGCAGCACCGAAGATCTCGCCGGTGACAAACAGGCGGCGCGCATGGCGCAGGCCGATGGCCGCAATGACGTACGGCGAGATCACGGCGGGGACCAGGCCCAGCTTCACCTCGGAGAGCGCGAACTTCGCCCCGTCCGATGCGATCGCGATGTCGCAACAGGCCACGAGACCGACGCCGCCGCCGAAGGCGGCGCCATTCACGCGGGCCACCGTGGGCTTGGAAAGGAACTGCAGGCGGCGCATCAGCCGGGCCAGGCGTTCCGAATCGGCCCGGTTATCGGCCTCGGAGGCCGAGGCCATGCCGCGCATCCAGTTCAGGTCGGCGCCCGCGGAAAAACTTGCGCCCGCGCCCGTGAGCACCACGGCGCGCACGGCGGGATCGGCGTCCACGGCGTCGATCGCCGCGGTGAGGTCGGCGATCAGCGCGTCGTCGAAGGCGTTATGCACCTCCGGCCGGTTCATGAGCAGGTGGGCGACGGTTCCGTGGCGGGTCAGTTCAACAGCCGGCATGAAGGATCTCCGAAAGATGTAATGCGAATCATAAACGGCCGGTCTGTAGGCGTGGGCCCCGAGCCTGATCAGTCGAAACCCTACGTGAGATGCAGGGGATCAGGTAAAAGGAATACAATGCGACGCGTTCTTATTTGAGAAATTCCCCAGTGCGCCTGTCCGACGCGCCGAAAGGTGCCCAAGCCGTGGTCCAGTCCGTCACCGATGCCCATCCCGCCGATCCCATCGCGCAACGCCTGCGCGACCTGGGCTTCGTGGCCGGCGAGCCGGTGCGCCTGATAGCCCGCGGGCCCCTCGGCGGCGACCCCTTGCTCATCCAGATCGGCTCCACGCGGTTCGCGTTGCGCAAGACGGAAGCGGCGCGCGTGGATGTCCTTGTGGATGGTGCGGCATGAGTGCAGCAACGATGCGCGTAGCCCTGGTCGGCAACCCCAACTGCGGCAAGACGGCGCTGTTCAACCAGCTGACCGGCGGCCGCCAGAAAGTGGCGAACTACGCCGGTGTCACCGTGGAGCGCAAGGAAGGCCGCTTCACCGCGCCCTCCGGTCGCACGCTGCAAATACTGGACTTGCCGGGTGCCTACAGTTTCGACGCCACCAGCCCGGACGAGGCGATTACCCGCGATGTCTGCCAGGGCCGCTATCCGGGCGAAGCAGCACCTGACCTGATCGTCTGCGTCGCCGACGCCACCAATCTGCGTCTCCACCTTCGCTTCGTGCTCGAAGTGCGCCGCCTCGGCCGCCCGGTGGTGCTCGCGTTGAACATGATGGACGCGGCGCGCAAGCGCGGCATCGTCATCGATGTGCAGAAGCTTTCCCAGCGCCTTGGCGTGCCGGTGGTGGAAACGATCGCCGTCCAGCGCGGTGGCGCGAAGGCGCTCGTGGACCGCTTGGATGCGGCGGTGCCGGAAATCGTGCCGTCGCCGATCGACGAGGCCACGGTCGATGGCCTGCATGCCGAAGTTCGCGCGATCCTGGCCGATGCCGTCACCAGTACGCGCAACACCGCGGCGATCGACGATGCGATCGACCGCTGGGCACTGCACCCGGTTTTCGGCCTCGCCATCCTGGCGGTGCTGATGTTCTTCATCTTCCAGGCGGTGTTCTCCTGGGCGCAGCCGGTGATGGACGCGATCACCGATGGCATCACCGCACTGGGTGCGTGGGCCACCAGCTTCCTGCCGGGCGATAGCGCGCTGCACAGCCTGCTCAACGATGGCGTGTTCGCTGGCCTGGGCGCGGTGCTGGTGTTCCTGCCGCAGATCCTGATCCTGTTCCTCTTCATCCTGATCCTCGAAGAATCCGGCTACCTGCCGCGCGCGGCCTTCCTGCTCGATCGCATGATGTTCAAGGTGGGCCTGACCGGCCGTGCCTTCATCCCGTTGCTGTCGAGCTTTGCCTGCGCGATTCCCGGGATCATGGCGACGCGCAGCATCAACGACCCGCGCGACCGTCTCACCACGATTCTGGTGGCGCCGCTGATGACCTGCTCGGCGCGTCTGCCGGTGTATACGCTGCTCATCGCCGCGTTTATCCCGAATCGCAGCATTGGCCTGTTCAACCTGCAGGGCATCGTGCTGTTCGTGCTGTATTTCGCAGGCATCTTCAGCGCGCTGGGCGTGGCGTTCGTGATGAAGCGCTTCCGCAAGGATCGCAGCGAGCATGCGCTGATCATGGAGCTGCCCTCGTACCGCCTGCCGAACGTGCGCGATGTAGCGCTGGGCCTGTGGGAGCGCGCGCTGATCTTCCTGAAGCGTGTGGGCGGCATCATCACCGCGCTGACCGTGCTGCTGTGGTTCCTTTCGAGTTTCCCCGGTGCACCGGAAGGCGCGACGGGTCCGGCGATCGATTACAGCCTGGCGGGCATGCTCGGCCGTGGCCTGCAGTACGTGTTCGCGCCGATCGGCTTCAACTGGCAGATCTGCATCGCGCTGGTGCCGGGCCTGGCCGCGCGTGAAGTCGCGGTGGCCGCGCTGGGCACGGTGTACGCGATGTCGGGCACTGACGATGCCGTGGCTACCCAGCTCGGGCCGGTGATCGCGCATTCGTGGTCGCTGGCCACGGCGCTGTCGCTGCTCGCGTGGTACGTGTTCGCGCCGCAGTGCATGTCGACCCTGGCGGTGATCCGCCGCGAAACCAATTCCTGGCGCAACGTGGCGATCGCCGCGGGCTATCTGTTCGGCCTGGCGTACCTCGCTTCGCTCGCTACCTACCAGATCGCGAGGGCGCTTTCGTGAGCACGTTCCAGCTGGTCCAGGGCGTCATCATCGGCGTGGTCGTGCTGGCCAGCCTGTATGTCGCGTTCCGCAAGCTGCTGCCGAAGACGTCGACGCGGGTGTTGGCCGGCGTCTCCGCCAGCCTGAACCATGAAGGCCGCTCCGGCGTGATACGTGCGATCGGCAAGAAAGTGCAGCCGGCCAGCGCCACGGGCAGCTGCGGCGATGGCTGCGGCAGCTGTGGCACCTGCGGTCCGGCGCCGGTAGCGCATAACGACGCGCAGCCGTTGACTTTCAAGACGAGGCGTTAACGTCGCCCAGTGGGCGCCACGTGGCGGGCTCGGGTCGAAAAGGCCGCGCCTGGATGCCCAGTAGTGCCTCCAGCGCGGTGTTGTCCGCGGTGAGGTCTTCGTCGAGGCGGCGCAGTGCGCCGCGCAACTGCGGGCGCAGCGCACTCGCGAGTTCAAGCACGAACCGCGGCACGGGTGCGGGGATGGTCAGGACCCCTGCGCTGCGCCGCGCGCGGCGAAACATGGCTGCCGCGGTGAGGCGCTCGCCGCCGCCCATGTCGAAGGTCTTGCCTCGTGCCTGTGGCATGGCCAGCGCTGCGACGAATGCGGCCGCGATATCGTCGGCGTGCACGGGTTGCCGCAGCCCGCGGCCGGCCGGCAACGGGAAAATATGGCGGCGGATGGCCGCATGGACGATCGGCGTGATGCTGCGGTCCATGCCCGCACCATAAACGAGCGTGGGCCGGAACAACGTCCAGGGCATGCCGCGCGATGCGCAGGTGGCGCTGAGCGCGGTTTCCGCATTCCGCAGCCGCGCCGCCAGTTCGCGTTCGTAAGGTACATCGGAATCGCGCTTGGATTCGGCGCTCATCGACGATGTTGCGATGATGTGCGGGGTGCCTTCCAGGCGGGTATGGCTGAGCCATTGCGCGAGCAGGTCCAGCGGCCCGGTGGAGAGGATCGCTTTGACGGGGGGTAACGGCGGCATCATGTCGGGGACCCGTCCGCTCAGCCATCGCGCGTCGTCCGGCGGCGGGGTGCGGCTCAGGCCTAGCCATGTATGGCCGGCGGCCTCCAGCCGAGGGAGGAGGAACCGGCCGATCTGGCTGGATGCGCCGATGACGAGGACGCTCATGGCTTGCTCCTTGCGGCCACCACCTTGCAGAGCCGCAGGCCTTCGGCGAGGTCGCGTCTGCGGGGCGTCAGTTCGAGCCCGCTACGTATCGGGGAACAGCTATCCATGCGGGCGCCGGGAAGGATATCCGTGAGTTGCCCAAGCGAACCGTCGGCAGCGGCTGTATCGCGCAGGATGGCGTAGATCGGCCCCTCGTGTCCCTCGATCGCTGCGCGTACCCGTTGATCGAACTCATGGTGCTGGCTTAAGACATTGAGCCAGGTGAGGCTCACGAAGGTCGCTTCTTCGGCGTTCGGGACGAACGGAATAACGTAAGCGTTGGGCGCGGAGAGGACCACGACCAGGCTACCCGGGGTAACCGCCGCTGCTTCGACGGCGAACGGCGTTTTGGCGAAGGGGGCATGACCCCAGTCGGTGTAGCGGGTGGTGGCGAGCGTGATGAGCAGGGTGGCTCCGATCACGGCGGCCGTAAGGCGGCTGCGTGGCCGGTCGAGCGCTTCGGCAACGAGCGATGCGGCGGCCAGGACGGTCAGGCCGGTGAGCATCTCGATGGGCACGGCGTAGCGCAGGATCGAGTAGAGCGCTAGCCACAGCACGTACGCGGCGCAGACGAAGGTAAACAGCATGCGCCGGACGGGGTTGCTGGCGGCACCTGGCCGGCGTCGCGCCAGTGCAATCGCGCCAGCGCCGAGTAGAGCCAGCATGGCGAGCGCATAACGTGCGTCGGCAAAGGTGTTGCCACCTTGGGTGTCGTTCTTCCTGAGCCACCAGAACGGATAGAACAGCGTCTGGAGGACGGACTTCGGCATGAACTGCCGGTCCGTGCCGCCCGCATCCGGCATCCACGGCGAATGGAAAACCTGGTTGAACATCGGAAAAATGGGGTTGCCCGTAAGGTGCCAAAGGCTGTAACCCCAACTGCCGTAAGCGGCAAAAAAGCCGAAGAGGGCGGCAACTCCCAGTGTGACGGCCTCGGTCAGGCCCGCCAACCTGAACCCGCGTGCCGCCCACACGGCAAACCCCAGCGCAGGCGCATAGACGATGGCGGTTGGCTTGAGGCCGGCGGCGAGGCCACAGAGCAGCCCCGCCAGGGCCGCGCGTCCGAGTAGTGTTCCCTCCCGCTGGGCCGCCAGGGGCATGGCCACCAGGTAGCCAGCCATGACGAGGACGGCCAGCGGGAGCTCGTTCGTCGACATTCCTGCCTGGGTGAGGGTCATGGTGCCCGTGGCGCCGATGAAGATCGCGGCGAGATCTGTCCATGCCGGTGCACGGCCTTCCTGCCCGGCGAAACGCCGGACGATCAGGCAAAGCAGGAACACCGCGCCTCCGTACCACAGCCCCTGAAGCGCGGCCAGCACGCGTGGCGAGGTGGAAAGGGGGCCCGTGCCCAGCCAGAAGTAAGGTAGGTCCAGGAGTGGGTTGAAGTAGCTTTGCAGGCTAGCCGGGGCCAGGTCGATGCCGAGCCGGCCGTGGAAAAAGGCCCACGCGTTGTACAGGTGGTAATTCTTGAGATCCCACGCGGCATCCTGGCCGCGCGATACGGCAATCGCCGCGCCGAGGAGCAGGAGGGCCGGAAGCAGGAGGCGGTGGCGCAGTACGCGTTCGGAGAAGGTCATCGTCACTCGCTGGCGTGCCCGGCGATGCGGCGTGGGCTATGAAGGAGGTACGCAGCATATTTCTGCTCCCGACGTCCGAGTGAAACCGTGTCGAGAACGAGGCCGCAGACGAGGAAGATGCTGCCCAGCAAGGCGAGCGAGGCACTGAGGATGGCCGTCGGGAATCGTGGCACGAGGCCCGTCGCCACGTAGGTCTGCATCAGCGGTATGGCCAGGCCGATGGCGAGTGCGACGCACATGGCGCACGCGACGGAGAAGAAGGCCAGCGGCTTGCCGTTCTTCGCCATGCGGATAATGGTCTTGAGGATTCGCCAGCCGTCCCGATACGTGCTGAGTTTGCTGTGCGATCCTTCCGGGCGCGCGAAATACGCCGTGGGCACCTCGGCGGTGCCGAGACGAAGTTCGAGGGCATGCACAGCCAGTTCGACCTCGGTATCGAAGCCCTGGGCGTGCGCCGGGAATGATTTGACGAAGGCTCGGGACATGACGCGGTAGCCCGACAGCATGTCGTTGAACGACTGCCCGAAGATCCAGCTGGTGAGGCTGGTCAGCGCCCAGTTGCCGAACTTGTGCCCGGAACGGTACGCCGCATCCTCCTCGGTTGCGCGGGAACCGACCACCAGGGCAAGGTCTTCCTCCAGCAACCGCGCGACAAGCGTGGGCGCGGCGGAAGCATCGTACGTGGCGTCGCCGTCGACCATGATGTAAACATCGGCGTCGACCTTGGCAAACATGCTACGCACCACGTTGCCCTTGCCTTGCATGCGCTCGGTACGCACCTCCGCGCCATGCTTCCGTGCGACGTCCGCGGTTCCATCCGTGGAGTTGTTGTCGAACACCACGATCCGTGCGCCGGGAAGGTGGCGGCGAAAGTCATCGATGACAGTACCGATGGCCACGGCTTCGTTGAAGCACGGGATCACCACCGCGATCGCCGGCGTCAGGTGCCCCGTACTCACGCCAGGCTACCGCTTGGCGAGCATGAGGGCTGGGCCGGCATGCGGTCTGGCGTTACATGGGTGATCGGTTCGGGCATGGAATTCTCGGATGCTGAGCACAGGCACATGGGGCGCGCGCCGGCCCCAGCTCGCCATGGTAACCGCCACGCGCCCGGATTCGCAGTCCCGGCTGCCCGGCTCAGGCAGGGGTATCGTCGTCGAGGCGCCGGCGCCGCCTGCGTAGGGCGAACCAGTTGATTGTCAGATTGGCGGCGAACCATGCGCCAATCAGTGCAAGAGGCCACGCGATGATGGCCGGCCACAGCACCGCCACCACGGTCAGTGCGATGGCCGTGAGTGCGCCGGCCAGTACGGGCCCGGACTCGGTATCGCCCAGCACCCGGTGGTGGGTTATCGCAGCGCCAACGGTGTTGGCGATGCGCAATGCGCCTGCGGCCGCGCGGCTGGAACTGCCGCCACCATGCCGTGGCCGCGGTTGGCGCGGGCCGCTACTGCGCAGGCGTTCATTGCCGCGTCCGCGGCGTCCGCTGCGCAGGCGGATTTCCGTCGCGTTTTCCAGATCCGCCTCGTACTGGGCAGCCAGCAGCCCGGCAAAGCCCGCGTCTTCAATGGCGACATCGATTTCCCGGTTGCTCAGCCAGCTTGCGATATTAAGGTTCGAGGAACCGACGCGCGCCCAGCGCCCATCGGCAACGGCGGTTTTCGCATGCAGCATGGAGCCGTTCCATTCAAACACGCGGATGCCGGCTTTCAACAAAGGCCGATAGCCTGAGCGCGACATGCTGGCGACCATGGGGATATCGCTGGTGCCCGGCACGAGCAGGCGCACGTCCACGCCATCGCGCGCGGCGGCGGATAGCGCCTGCACGTACGGCGCCACGCCGACGAAATAGGCATCGGTGAGCCATAGCGTCTTCGTCGCCATGGCGGCGACCATCTGGTCCAGGCGGTACATGCCTGCGGTGCTGGGCTGGGTGGCGATGAGGCGCAGGTTCACGTCGCCGGCCGGTGCGACCGGTTCATGCCGCGCCACGCGCGGGTCCTCCGGCAAGCCCGCCGGCCCCGCATCGCGCCAGCTATCGGCGAAGGCCTGCTCGATCTCCGCCACGGCCGGGCCACGCAGCATCACGCCGGTATCGCGCCAGGGCGGTACGTCGCGCGCCGGATCGCCCAGCCACTTCTCGCTGATGCACACCCCGGACAGGAACCCGATCTCGCCATCCACCACCAGCACCTTGCGATGATCGCGGCTGATCCAGCCGAACGAACTGCCGAAGCGGGGCGGGTTGTAGATACGCACTTCACCGCCGGCCTCGCGCAGCGGGTTCCAGAAGCTGGAGCGCGATTGGCCCAGGCAGCCGGCCCAGTCAGCGATGACCGCCACGAATACGCCCGCGCGGGCCCGTTCCACCAGGGCCTCGCGGAAGGCCTGGCCGATCCGGTCGTTGCGGATGATGTAGTTCTCGAGGAAGACATGCCGCTTCGCCCCCGCGATGGCCTTGAGCCAGGCGTCGTAGTGGGCCTGGGCGTCGATCAGCAGATCGATGGCGTTCCCGCCGATCAGGGGCGCTCCGGCGCTGCGGCTGAGGGCCTGTTCGGCGAACTGGCGGGTGCTGAAGGTGGGCGGGCGGTGGAGGTTCATGGGCGGAGTTTATCGATGTCCGGCATGGAATCCGCGTGAGACCGCCACGTGAGATCCAGTTAGGGCGGCTGTCATGGGCTTGCGCTAAAATGACCCGCTATGACCGACGACCTGACCCGCCCGCGTCCCGCGGAAGCCGAAGCCCGCCGCCCCAGCACCGGGGTCCACATCGACAAGGTGCAGGTGGGTGGGGGCGCGCCCATCGTGGTGCAGTCCATGACCAATACGGATACCGAAGACCCGGTATCCACGGCCAAGCAGATCGCCGAACTGGCCCGCGCCGGGTCGGAAATGGTCCGCATCACGGTGAACACGCCGGCCGCCGCGGCCGCCGTGCCGCGCATCCGCGAGCGCCTGGAGATGATGGGCGTCTCGGTGCCGCTCATCGGCGATTTCCACTACAACGGCCACCAGCTGCTGGAAGGCGAGCCGGCCTGCGCCGAGGCCCTGGCCAAGTACCGGATCAACCCCGGCAATGTCGGCTTCGGCAAGAAGAAGGATGCCCAGTTCGCCTCGATCATCGAGATGGCCATCCGCTACAACAAGCCCGTGCGCATCGGCGCCAACTGGGGCTCGCTCGATCAGTCCATGGTCGCCGCGCTCATGGACGAGAACGGCCGCCGCGCCGATCCGTGGGATGCCGGCCACGTGGCCCGCGAGGCCCTCATTCGCTCGGCACTCGATTCCGCCGCCCGCGCCGAGGATCTTGGCCTGGCGCGTGACCGGATCATCCTGTCCTGCAAGGTCTCCGGCGTACAGGAATTGATCGCGGTGTATCGCGATCTGGCCCGTCGTGGTGATTACGCGCTCCATCTGGGCCTCACCGAAGCCGGCATGGGGTCGAAGGGCATCACGGCTTCGGCCGCGGCGCTGTCCGTGCTGCTGCAGGAAGGCATCGGCGACACCATCCGTATTTCGCTCACCCCGGAGCCGGGGCAGTCGCGTACGGCTGAGGTCATCGTGGCGCAGGAACTGCTGCAGACGATGGGCCTGCGTGCGTTCACGCCACTGGTAACGGCATGCCCGGGTTGCGGCCGTACGACGAGCGAGTTCTTCCAGGAGCTGGCGAAGACCGTGCAGGGCCACGTTCGCGAGCGCATGCCGGAATGGCGCGTGAAATACGATGGCGTGGAGAACCTCACGCTGGCGGTCATGGGTTGCATCGTGAATGGCCCGGGTGAGTCCAAGCACGCGAATATCGGTATTTCGCTGCCGGGCAACGGCGAGGCGCCGTCGGCACCGGTGTTCATCGATGGCGAAAAGGCCACGACGCTGCGCGGCGAGAACATCGCCAACGAGTTCGTCGCCATCCTCGATAACTACGTCGAAACGCATTATTCCGCGCGCCACGATTAAGCCATCACGCCTTGCATGCGGGGCCATCCATCACCATGGTGGATGGTTTCCCTCACTCCCCAAGGAGACATGGCATGGCGAACTCCGTCCCGTTGTTAAGCCTGAACGATGGCCGCAAGGCCCCGCAGCTCGGCTTTGGCGTCTTCCAGATTCCCGACGATGAAACCTCGCGCGCCGTCCAGGAAGCGCTGAAGGCGGGTTACCGTTCCATCGACACCGCGGCGATCTACAAGAACGAAGCCGGCGTGGGCGATGCGCTTGCGAAGTCCGGCATTGCGCGTAGCGATATCTTCCTGACCACCAAGTTGTGGAACGCGGAGCAGGGCTTCGACTCCACCTTGCGTGCGTTCGATGCCAGCATGAAGAAGCTGGGCACCGATTACCTCGACATGTACCTGATCCACTGGCCCACGCCGAAGCACGACCGCTACGTGGATACGTGGAAGGCATTCATTCGCCTGCGCGAGGAAGGCCGCATCCGTTCCATCGGCGTCAGCAATTTCCAGCCGGCGCATCTGGAACGAATCATCAAGGAAACCGGCGTAGCGCCGGTGGTGAACCAGATCGAAGTGCATCCGGACTTCGCGCAGAACGACGTGGTCGCCGCGAATCGCCAGCACCAGGTGATCACGGAAGCCTGGAGCCCGTTGGGCCAGGGTGGTGACCTCCTGAAGAACGACACGCTCGTGCAGCTTGGCAAGAAGCACGGCAAATCGCCTGCGCAGGTGGTGTTGCGCTGGCATGTGCAGCTCGGCTACATGGTGATCCCGAAGTCCGCCACGCCGGAGCGTATCCGCTCGAATATCGACGTATTCGATTTCGAGTTGAGCAGCGAAGACATGGCCGCGATCGCGAACCTCGACAACGGCAACCGCATGGGCCCGGATCCCGAAAAGCTCAACTAACCCCGTCGCGCGCATCTACATGATGCCGTTAACCGCCCCGCCGAACGCCTCAACATGAGGCCGTTAATCACCCCTCCGCGCGCATCAACATGATGCCGTTAATTACCCCTCTACGCGCATCAACATGATGCCGTTGTAGGAGCCCACCTTGTGGGCGACATCTTTCGCCTTACCGCCGCAGGACTTGATGGCTTTTGGCGAAAGATGTCGCCCACAGGGTGGGCTCCTACAGCGGCGTTTTGGGTCAATCGGTCACGACGATGTCGATAGGGGGCGTTTTGGGTCAATCGGTCATGGAGATGTCGATTTCCATGGGGTAGGGGTTCGGGCTTCTTGGTGGTGCGGGCAGCGTCCAGTTCGCAAACTGGCCGGCGAAACACGTGGCCACGGGCGTCGCGGGCTGCACGGCTACGTTGCTTGATTGACCTTTCGCATCCACCCCTGCCACGAGCGTGAACGCCCGCTTATCGGCCGGCGCGTTGCTGGCGATACAGCCCTTCAGCGCATCCGTGGCCGGGTTGCCGATGCGATCCCAAAGCTGCTCCTGCCACGCCTTACCCTCGGCCTTCGCTTCCAGTGCCTTCGCGGCCTGCACACGCGCATCGAAACCGTCGGCACCGGCGAAAGCGAACATCAGGGCAAGCAGCATC
This genomic interval carries:
- the dacB gene encoding D-alanyl-D-alanine carboxypeptidase/D-alanyl-D-alanine endopeptidase — protein: MLLGFAGAGHASALGQAIDAHIDAPRFAAASWGISVVSLDDGRVVYGHDDGKLMLPASTAKLYTAAFALDRLGAEYRTHTDVLAAGEIRRGRLRGDLVLRGRGDPTLTGDAWADQLAQQVAAAGVTRIDGAVVGDDTAFAGPPIGSGWEASDLQEYYGATASGLTVDENTLVADVRDNAVTVTPTDAALTLAEQPSDTPAFYRPPGSSTLHVLGAQPRKSRLSLPDPALIAARRLTSALEKRGVTVKKDARSVHWPIPAPTGTPVATLASPALSEILSAGLKRSQNMYLQSVFLLTGAEASDQTAPLTEDRAAAGLKAWLGGHGIGPSATTLEEGTGLSRHDLTTAGSLTHLLATVDSPAFRALLPVAGTDGTLARRMKGTAAEGNVQAKTGSMSYVNALAGYVTTKSGQRLAFSVILNNYKPTQGAATVSSEVDAIAVMLAETPEHL
- a CDS encoding enoyl-CoA hydratase-related protein produces the protein MPAVELTRHGTVAHLLMNRPEVHNAFDDALIADLTAAIDAVDADPAVRAVVLTGAGASFSAGADLNWMRGMASASEADNRADSERLARLMRRLQFLSKPTVARVNGAAFGGGVGLVACCDIAIASDGAKFALSEVKLGLVPAVISPYVIAAIGLRHARRLFVTGEIFGAAAARDMGLVHDTVPAEELDAAVERVLGLLTKGGPVAQREAKQLALGMGGMTETDMERVDAQNAALIARLRVSSEGQDGLSAFLNKDQPSWTK
- a CDS encoding FeoA family protein; the protein is MRLSDAPKGAQAVVQSVTDAHPADPIAQRLRDLGFVAGEPVRLIARGPLGGDPLLIQIGSTRFALRKTEAARVDVLVDGAA
- the feoB gene encoding ferrous iron transporter B, encoding MSAATMRVALVGNPNCGKTALFNQLTGGRQKVANYAGVTVERKEGRFTAPSGRTLQILDLPGAYSFDATSPDEAITRDVCQGRYPGEAAPDLIVCVADATNLRLHLRFVLEVRRLGRPVVLALNMMDAARKRGIVIDVQKLSQRLGVPVVETIAVQRGGAKALVDRLDAAVPEIVPSPIDEATVDGLHAEVRAILADAVTSTRNTAAIDDAIDRWALHPVFGLAILAVLMFFIFQAVFSWAQPVMDAITDGITALGAWATSFLPGDSALHSLLNDGVFAGLGAVLVFLPQILILFLFILILEESGYLPRAAFLLDRMMFKVGLTGRAFIPLLSSFACAIPGIMATRSINDPRDRLTTILVAPLMTCSARLPVYTLLIAAFIPNRSIGLFNLQGIVLFVLYFAGIFSALGVAFVMKRFRKDRSEHALIMELPSYRLPNVRDVALGLWERALIFLKRVGGIITALTVLLWFLSSFPGAPEGATGPAIDYSLAGMLGRGLQYVFAPIGFNWQICIALVPGLAAREVAVAALGTVYAMSGTDDAVATQLGPVIAHSWSLATALSLLAWYVFAPQCMSTLAVIRRETNSWRNVAIAAGYLFGLAYLASLATYQIARALS
- a CDS encoding DUF6587 family protein → MSTFQLVQGVIIGVVVLASLYVAFRKLLPKTSTRVLAGVSASLNHEGRSGVIRAIGKKVQPASATGSCGDGCGSCGTCGPAPVAHNDAQPLTFKTRR
- a CDS encoding SDR family oxidoreductase, which encodes MSVLVIGASSQIGRFLLPRLEAAGHTWLGLSRTPPPDDARWLSGRVPDMMPPLPPVKAILSTGPLDLLAQWLSHTRLEGTPHIIATSSMSAESKRDSDVPYERELAARLRNAETALSATCASRGMPWTLFRPTLVYGAGMDRSITPIVHAAIRRHIFPLPAGRGLRQPVHADDIAAAFVAALAMPQARGKTFDMGGGERLTAAAMFRRARRSAGVLTIPAPVPRFVLELASALRPQLRGALRRLDEDLTADNTALEALLGIQARPFRPEPATWRPLGDVNASS
- a CDS encoding glycosyltransferase family 2 protein, translated to MSTGHLTPAIAVVIPCFNEAVAIGTVIDDFRRHLPGARIVVFDNNSTDGTADVARKHGAEVRTERMQGKGNVVRSMFAKVDADVYIMVDGDATYDASAAPTLVARLLEEDLALVVGSRATEEDAAYRSGHKFGNWALTSLTSWIFGQSFNDMLSGYRVMSRAFVKSFPAHAQGFDTEVELAVHALELRLGTAEVPTAYFARPEGSHSKLSTYRDGWRILKTIIRMAKNGKPLAFFSVACAMCVALAIGLAIPLMQTYVATGLVPRFPTAILSASLALLGSIFLVCGLVLDTVSLGRREQKYAAYLLHSPRRIAGHASE
- a CDS encoding phospholipase D-like domain-containing protein, which produces MNLHRPPTFSTRQFAEQALSRSAGAPLIGGNAIDLLIDAQAHYDAWLKAIAGAKRHVFLENYIIRNDRIGQAFREALVERARAGVFVAVIADWAGCLGQSRSSFWNPLREAGGEVRIYNPPRFGSSFGWISRDHRKVLVVDGEIGFLSGVCISEKWLGDPARDVPPWRDTGVMLRGPAVAEIEQAFADSWRDAGPAGLPEDPRVARHEPVAPAGDVNLRLIATQPSTAGMYRLDQMVAAMATKTLWLTDAYFVGVAPYVQALSAAARDGVDVRLLVPGTSDIPMVASMSRSGYRPLLKAGIRVFEWNGSMLHAKTAVADGRWARVGSSNLNIASWLSNREIDVAIEDAGFAGLLAAQYEADLENATEIRLRSGRRGRGNERLRSSGPRQPRPRHGGGSSSRAAAGALRIANTVGAAITHHRVLGDTESGPVLAGALTAIALTVVAVLWPAIIAWPLALIGAWFAANLTINWFALRRRRRRLDDDTPA